The proteins below come from a single Thermococcus sp. genomic window:
- the rplX gene encoding 50S ribosomal protein L24, with protein sequence MKLDMKQSRKQRKFLYNAPLHLRGKIMSATLSKELREKYGVRNLPIRVGDKVKVMCGDFKGKEGKVVEVDLKRYRIHVEGVTQKRTDGTEVFYPLHPSNVMIVELNLDDERREKIIKRRAE encoded by the coding sequence ATGAAGCTTGATATGAAGCAATCGAGAAAGCAGAGGAAGTTCCTCTATAACGCTCCCCTTCATCTCAGGGGCAAGATAATGAGCGCTACCCTGAGCAAGGAACTCAGGGAGAAGTACGGCGTCAGGAACCTTCCTATTAGGGTCGGTGACAAGGTTAAGGTCATGTGTGGCGACTTCAAGGGTAAGGAAGGAAAGGTCGTCGAGGTTGACCTCAAGAGGTACAGGATTCACGTTGAGGGCGTTACCCAGAAGAGAACCGATGGAACCGAGGTGTTCTACCCGCTTCACCCGTCGAACGTTATGATTGTTGAGCTCAACCTCGACGATGAGAGGAGAGAGAAGATAATTAAGAGGAGGGCTGAGTGA
- a CDS encoding 30S ribosomal protein S4e codes for MARKGPKRHLKRLAAPTAWYIHRKAYKWAVRPSPGPHSMKTSIPLIYIVRDYLGYARTAREARKILNEGKILVDGRVRKDYKFPVGIMDVVSIPETGEHYRVLPNRIGKLILHPISEEEAKLKPFRIDNKRMVKGAKVQLNLHDGSNHLVSLAEKDAYRTSYTVIMKVPERQIVKILPFEVGAYVFVTQGKNVARKGKIVEVRHFPMGWPDVVTIEDENGELFDTLKEYAFVVGKDKPEISLP; via the coding sequence ATGGCGAGAAAGGGTCCGAAGAGGCACCTTAAGAGGCTTGCCGCCCCAACCGCCTGGTACATTCACAGGAAGGCCTATAAGTGGGCGGTCAGGCCGAGTCCGGGTCCGCACAGCATGAAGACGTCGATACCCTTGATTTACATAGTCAGGGACTACCTCGGCTACGCGAGAACCGCGAGGGAGGCAAGGAAGATACTCAACGAGGGTAAGATACTCGTCGACGGTCGCGTTAGGAAGGACTACAAGTTCCCGGTTGGAATCATGGATGTGGTTTCGATACCCGAAACCGGCGAGCACTACCGGGTTCTGCCCAACAGGATTGGCAAGCTCATCCTCCACCCGATAAGCGAGGAGGAGGCAAAGCTCAAGCCCTTCAGGATTGACAACAAGAGAATGGTCAAGGGTGCCAAGGTTCAGCTCAACCTTCACGATGGAAGTAACCACTTGGTCAGCCTCGCCGAGAAGGACGCCTACAGGACCTCTTACACTGTCATCATGAAGGTTCCGGAGAGGCAGATAGTCAAGATACTGCCCTTCGAGGTCGGTGCCTACGTCTTCGTCACCCAGGGTAAGAACGTTGCCAGAAAGGGTAAGATAGTTGAAGTCAGGCACTTCCCGATGGGCTGGCCCGACGTCGTTACAATCGAGGACGAAAACGGAGAGCTCTTCGACACCCTGAAGGAGTATGCCTTTGTCGTTGGTAAGGATAAGCCGGAGATTTCCCTTCCGTGA
- a CDS encoding 50S ribosomal protein L5, which yields MQINREAILADWEAHPMRKPRIAKVTINIGVGESGERLTKAEKMLRDLVGQKPIRRRAKQTNKDFGIRRGEPIAVKVTLRGKKAYEMLDRLLEAVDRKLSVGNFDEHGNFCFGIQEHINIPGVEYDPEIGIFGMDVCVTLERPGFRVAKRKRQRRKIPNRHKLTKEEGIVFAIEEFKVNVEGL from the coding sequence ATGCAGATTAACAGAGAGGCTATCTTAGCGGACTGGGAAGCTCACCCGATGAGGAAGCCGAGGATTGCGAAGGTCACGATAAACATAGGCGTTGGCGAGAGCGGTGAGAGGCTTACCAAAGCCGAGAAGATGCTCCGGGACTTGGTCGGCCAGAAGCCGATAAGGAGAAGGGCCAAGCAGACCAACAAGGACTTCGGAATAAGGCGCGGTGAGCCGATAGCCGTTAAGGTCACCCTCCGTGGGAAGAAGGCCTACGAGATGCTCGACAGGCTTTTGGAGGCTGTTGACAGGAAGCTCAGCGTCGGCAACTTCGACGAGCACGGAAACTTCTGCTTTGGAATCCAGGAGCACATAAACATACCGGGGGTTGAATACGACCCCGAGATTGGCATCTTCGGTATGGACGTCTGCGTTACCCTCGAGAGGCCCGGCTTTAGGGTCGCCAAGAGGAAGAGGCAGAGGAGGAAGATACCGAACAGGCACAAGCTGACGAAGGAAGAGGGTATAGTCTTTGCTATTGAGGAGTTCAAGGTCAACGTGGAGGGATTGTGA
- a CDS encoding 30S ribosomal protein S14 gives MAKADYNKRKPRKFGKGARRCMRCGQYGPIIRIHGLMLCRHCFREVAPKLGFKKYE, from the coding sequence ATGGCGAAGGCTGATTACAACAAGAGGAAGCCGAGAAAGTTTGGTAAGGGAGCGAGAAGGTGCATGCGCTGCGGCCAGTACGGTCCGATAATCAGGATACACGGGCTCATGCTCTGCAGGCACTGCTTCCGCGAGGTCGCTCCAAAACTCGGCTTCAAGAAGTATGAGTGA
- a CDS encoding 30S ribosomal protein S8, with protein MTLLDPLANALSHITNSERVGKKEVYIKPASKLIGEVLRVMQENGYIGEFEFIDDGRAGIYRVQLIGKINKAGAIKPRFPVKARDYEYWEKRFLPAFEFGILIVSTSQGVMTHKEAREKGIGGRLIAYVY; from the coding sequence ATGACTCTGCTTGACCCGCTTGCGAACGCTCTTTCCCACATAACCAACAGCGAGAGGGTTGGAAAGAAGGAAGTTTACATAAAGCCCGCCTCCAAGCTAATCGGCGAAGTGCTGAGGGTTATGCAGGAGAACGGCTACATCGGCGAGTTCGAGTTCATAGACGACGGCAGGGCCGGCATCTACAGGGTTCAGCTCATAGGCAAGATAAACAAGGCCGGAGCTATTAAACCGAGGTTTCCGGTCAAAGCTAGAGACTACGAGTACTGGGAGAAGAGGTTCCTTCCGGCCTTCGAGTTCGGGATTCTTATAGTGTCAACTTCCCAAGGCGTTATGACCCACAAAGAGGCCCGTGAGAAGGGCATCGGCGGAAGGCTGATAGCCTACGTCTACTGA
- a CDS encoding 50S ribosomal protein L6: protein MPVDAWIREEVEIPEGVEVTVEGNTVKVKGPKGELQRELKYPGVKIFTEDGKVVIYKEFPRKKDIAIARTFKAHIANMIKGVTEGFTYRLKVVYSHFPISVKVQGDEVIIENFLGEKAPRRAKILPGVTVKVRGQEIVVEGIDKEAVGQTAANIEQATRITKWDRRVFQDGIYIVEKAGKPIKF from the coding sequence ATGCCGGTAGACGCTTGGATAAGGGAGGAAGTTGAGATTCCAGAGGGAGTCGAAGTTACAGTTGAAGGAAACACGGTCAAGGTCAAGGGGCCGAAGGGAGAACTCCAGAGAGAGCTCAAGTATCCGGGAGTTAAGATATTCACAGAGGACGGTAAGGTCGTCATCTACAAGGAGTTCCCGAGGAAGAAGGACATCGCCATAGCGAGAACCTTCAAGGCTCACATAGCCAATATGATTAAAGGCGTCACCGAGGGCTTCACATACAGGCTCAAAGTGGTTTATAGTCACTTCCCAATCTCAGTTAAAGTTCAGGGTGATGAAGTCATCATCGAGAACTTCCTCGGTGAGAAGGCTCCGAGAAGGGCCAAGATACTCCCAGGAGTTACCGTCAAGGTTCGCGGTCAGGAAATAGTTGTTGAGGGTATAGACAAGGAGGCAGTTGGTCAGACCGCGGCAAACATCGAGCAGGCCACGAGAATAACGAAGTGGGATAGGAGAGTATTCCAAGACGGTATTTACATAGTTGAGAAGGCTGGCAAGCCGATAAAGTTCTGA
- a CDS encoding 50S ribosomal protein L32e: MDEKARLLKIRAKLKRKKPRFLRQEWWRYPKFKNDPKWRRPKGIDSKMRLKKKGKPRSPSIGWSSPKAVRGLHPSGYEEVLVHNVKELEAIDPTRQAARIARTVGARKREIILARAKELGIKVLNAR, from the coding sequence ATGGACGAGAAGGCGAGACTCCTTAAGATAAGGGCCAAGCTCAAGAGGAAGAAACCGAGATTCCTCCGCCAGGAGTGGTGGAGGTATCCCAAGTTCAAGAACGATCCCAAGTGGAGAAGGCCAAAGGGAATTGACAGCAAGATGAGACTCAAGAAGAAGGGCAAGCCCCGCTCGCCGAGCATAGGCTGGAGCTCACCTAAAGCCGTTCGCGGACTTCACCCGAGTGGTTACGAGGAGGTCCTCGTTCACAACGTCAAGGAGCTTGAGGCCATAGACCCGACCAGGCAGGCCGCGAGGATAGCGAGAACCGTTGGTGCGAGAAAGAGGGAGATTATACTTGCTAGGGCTAAAGAACTTGGGATTAAGGTCCTCAACGCGAGGTGA
- a CDS encoding 50S ribosomal protein L19e has product MLKMQRRIAADILKCGENRIWIDPERIDDVASAITREDIKRLIHDGVIKKKPIKGQSRARARAFHEARKKGRHRGPGSKKGKKTARMGKKEVWMMTIRALRKELRKLKAEGKIDAHTYRRLYIRAKGGQFKNKRQLYLFMQEHGILKE; this is encoded by the coding sequence ATGCTCAAGATGCAGAGAAGGATTGCCGCCGACATTTTGAAGTGCGGTGAGAACAGGATCTGGATCGACCCGGAGAGAATTGATGATGTTGCCTCGGCTATAACCCGTGAGGACATTAAGAGGCTCATTCACGATGGCGTCATAAAGAAGAAGCCCATCAAGGGCCAGAGCAGAGCAAGGGCAAGGGCCTTCCACGAGGCTAGGAAGAAGGGACGCCACAGGGGTCCTGGAAGCAAGAAGGGTAAGAAGACCGCCAGGATGGGCAAGAAGGAAGTTTGGATGATGACCATAAGGGCCCTCAGGAAGGAACTCAGGAAGCTCAAGGCTGAGGGCAAGATTGACGCCCATACTTACAGGAGGCTCTACATAAGGGCCAAGGGTGGTCAGTTCAAGAACAAGAGACAGCTCTATCTGTTCATGCAGGAACACGGTATTTTGAAGGAGTGA
- a CDS encoding 50S ribosomal protein L18 has protein sequence MARGPRYRVPFRRRREGKTNYHKRLKLLKSKKPRLVVRKSLNHHIAQIIVYDPKGDRTIVSAHTRELIRDFGWKGHTGNTPSAYLLGLLIGYKAKKAGVGEAILDIGLHPPTRGSSVFAVLKGAVDAGLNVPHSEEIFPEDYRIRGEHIAEYAKALKEEDESLYRRQFGGYLVKGLEPEKLPEHFDEVKAKIIEKFEGARE, from the coding sequence ATGGCAAGGGGACCAAGGTATAGGGTTCCATTCAGGAGGAGGAGAGAGGGCAAGACCAACTATCACAAGAGGCTCAAGCTCCTCAAGAGCAAGAAGCCGAGGCTCGTTGTTAGAAAGAGTCTTAACCACCACATAGCCCAGATTATAGTCTACGACCCGAAGGGCGACAGGACGATAGTTTCCGCCCACACCAGGGAGCTCATCAGGGACTTCGGCTGGAAGGGCCACACTGGAAACACTCCGAGCGCTTACCTGCTCGGTCTCCTCATTGGTTACAAGGCCAAGAAGGCTGGAGTAGGGGAGGCAATACTCGACATAGGCCTTCACCCGCCGACAAGGGGTTCAAGCGTTTTCGCGGTCCTCAAGGGTGCAGTTGATGCTGGTCTCAACGTCCCGCACAGCGAGGAGATATTTCCCGAGGACTACAGGATTAGGGGCGAGCACATAGCGGAATACGCCAAGGCCCTTAAGGAGGAGGACGAGAGTCTCTACAGAAGGCAGTTTGGTGGTTATCTTGTCAAGGGCCTCGAGCCCGAGAAGCTTCCCGAGCACTTTGATGAGGTTAAGGCCAAGATAATCGAGAAGTTTGAGGGGGCGAGAGAATGA
- the rpsE gene encoding 30S ribosomal protein S5 yields MSDPREIAQRVLEEWEPKTKLGRLVKEGQITDIHEIFRKGYQIKEPEIVDVLLPEVNLRENQEVLDIALTVRMTDSGRRIRFRVLAAVGNRDGYVGLGIGHGREVGIAIRKAINYAKMNLIEIKRGCGSWECRCRRPHSIPFAVEGKEGSVRVKLMPGPRGLGLVIGDVGKKILSLAGVQDVWSQTLGETRTTVNFAKAVFNALYNTNRVAIQPGMEEKYGIVVGRAMPQSFEL; encoded by the coding sequence ATGAGCGACCCGAGAGAGATTGCCCAGAGGGTTCTTGAGGAGTGGGAGCCAAAAACAAAACTCGGCAGGCTCGTTAAGGAGGGTCAGATAACTGACATTCACGAGATATTCAGGAAGGGTTACCAGATAAAGGAACCCGAGATAGTTGACGTCCTCCTTCCCGAGGTCAACCTCAGGGAGAATCAGGAAGTGCTTGACATCGCTTTGACCGTTAGAATGACCGACAGCGGTAGGAGGATTCGCTTCCGCGTTCTCGCGGCCGTTGGCAATAGGGACGGTTACGTTGGCCTCGGAATTGGTCACGGAAGGGAAGTTGGTATAGCCATCAGGAAAGCTATTAACTACGCTAAGATGAATCTCATCGAAATCAAGCGCGGTTGTGGAAGCTGGGAGTGCAGGTGCAGGAGGCCCCACTCGATTCCATTCGCCGTTGAGGGCAAGGAGGGTAGCGTTAGGGTTAAGCTCATGCCCGGACCGCGTGGCCTTGGCCTCGTTATCGGTGACGTCGGCAAGAAGATACTGAGCCTCGCTGGTGTGCAGGACGTCTGGTCTCAGACCCTCGGTGAGACGAGAACAACTGTCAACTTCGCCAAAGCTGTCTTTAACGCCCTCTACAACACCAACCGCGTAGCCATACAGCCGGGTATGGAGGAGAAATACGGTATTGTCGTCGGCAGGGCGATGCCCCAGAGCTTTGAGCTGTGA
- a CDS encoding 50S ribosomal protein L30, with the protein MAKLALIRLRSGIRARGEVRDTLAMLRLHRINHLVIVDDTPSYRGMIQKVKDYITWGEIDKETLVKLLRKRGRLVGNKPITDEYVQEKLGMSLEEFAEKVINGEMKLRDLPNIKPVFRLHPPRGGLKGSKKRSFKEGGALGYRGEKINELIERML; encoded by the coding sequence ATGGCTAAGTTAGCGCTCATAAGGCTTAGGAGCGGGATTAGGGCGAGGGGCGAAGTAAGGGACACATTAGCTATGCTCCGCCTTCACAGGATTAACCACCTCGTCATAGTCGATGATACCCCCAGCTACCGCGGGATGATACAGAAGGTCAAGGACTACATCACCTGGGGCGAGATTGACAAGGAGACCCTGGTAAAGCTCCTCAGAAAGCGCGGAAGGCTCGTCGGCAACAAGCCCATCACAGACGAGTACGTTCAGGAGAAGCTCGGGATGAGCCTTGAGGAGTTCGCTGAAAAAGTTATCAACGGAGAGATGAAGCTCAGGGACTTGCCGAACATCAAGCCCGTCTTCAGGCTCCACCCGCCGAGGGGAGGACTCAAGGGAAGCAAGAAGCGCTCCTTCAAGGAGGGCGGAGCCCTCGGTTACAGGGGCGAGAAGATTAACGAGCTCATTGAGAGAATGCTCTGA
- a CDS encoding uL15 family ribosomal protein gives MIRRRKKVRKLRGSHTHGWGCKKKHRGGGSKGGRGMAGTGKRKDQKFTWTIKYAPDHLGKRGFHRPKAVTYVPKVINLSDIDENFELFKDMGVIYEEEGKLVFDATQLGVDKVLGTGKLTRAIVVKAYYVTPKAEEKIKAAGGEVILA, from the coding sequence ATGATTAGGAGGAGGAAGAAGGTTAGGAAACTTCGTGGAAGTCACACTCACGGATGGGGCTGTAAGAAGAAGCACCGCGGTGGTGGAAGCAAGGGCGGTCGCGGTATGGCAGGTACCGGTAAGAGGAAGGACCAGAAGTTCACCTGGACCATCAAGTACGCCCCCGACCACCTCGGCAAGAGGGGCTTCCACAGGCCCAAGGCCGTAACTTACGTCCCCAAGGTCATCAACCTGAGTGACATCGACGAGAACTTCGAGCTCTTTAAAGACATGGGCGTTATCTACGAGGAGGAAGGAAAGCTCGTCTTCGATGCGACCCAGCTTGGCGTTGACAAGGTTCTCGGCACAGGGAAGCTTACCCGCGCAATCGTTGTCAAGGCCTACTACGTTACGCCGAAGGCCGAGGAGAAAATTAAGGCTGCCGGTGGCGAGGTTATCCTCGCCTGA
- the secY gene encoding preprotein translocase subunit SecY: MGKVRDIIYAIERYFPEVERPKRHVPLKEKFMWTGIVLLLYFILSEIPLYGIPPKVQDYFATLRFVLAGRSGSLLTLGIGPIVTASIIMQLLVGSEIVKLDLSNPEDRRFYQATQKLFSVFMSFFEAAIYVFAGAFGKVSTSIGAFQTVTSPEGFIYIGLGLAILIILQLGFASTMLILLDELVSKWGIGSGISLFIAAGVSQTVIYKALAPVPSKEYIDPLTGQPAIVGAIPAFIQHLLKGDITGAIYRGGTLPDMVKLLGTIAVFLVVVYLESMRVEIPLSYGRVTVRGRYPIRFMYVSNIPIILTMALYANIQLWARLLNNYGITWLGTFDQNGYPASGFVTYLYPPRDIFHVIADPWRAFVYAIMTIFWSLIFGFLWVELTGLDAKSIARQLQQAGLQIPGFRRDPRILERVLQRYIPYVTFWGSFTLALVAVLADFLGALGTGTGILLTVGILYRFYEEIAREQATEMFPALRRFFAK; the protein is encoded by the coding sequence ATGGGGAAGGTAAGGGACATCATATATGCTATTGAGCGTTATTTCCCTGAAGTTGAACGACCAAAAAGGCACGTCCCACTTAAGGAAAAGTTCATGTGGACTGGGATAGTTCTACTGCTGTATTTCATACTCTCGGAAATACCTCTCTATGGAATTCCTCCTAAAGTTCAGGATTATTTTGCAACACTTAGATTTGTTCTTGCCGGTAGAAGCGGTTCGCTTTTAACCCTGGGTATCGGTCCTATCGTTACCGCGAGTATAATCATGCAACTTCTCGTTGGTTCTGAGATAGTGAAGCTCGACCTATCAAATCCAGAGGATAGGAGGTTTTACCAGGCCACTCAGAAGTTGTTCTCAGTGTTCATGAGCTTCTTTGAAGCTGCCATCTACGTCTTTGCCGGTGCCTTCGGTAAGGTTAGTACATCAATTGGAGCATTTCAGACAGTTACGAGTCCTGAGGGGTTTATATATATTGGTCTTGGTCTCGCAATCCTCATAATCCTTCAGCTCGGCTTTGCATCAACAATGCTAATACTCCTTGATGAGCTTGTAAGCAAGTGGGGAATAGGAAGTGGTATAAGTCTTTTCATCGCCGCCGGAGTCTCGCAGACCGTCATCTATAAGGCCCTTGCCCCCGTTCCGAGCAAGGAGTATATAGATCCACTCACAGGTCAGCCGGCAATAGTCGGTGCCATCCCGGCTTTCATTCAGCACCTGCTTAAGGGGGACATAACCGGTGCCATTTATCGCGGTGGAACCCTGCCGGACATGGTCAAACTCCTAGGCACGATAGCCGTGTTCCTTGTTGTCGTTTACCTTGAGAGCATGCGCGTTGAGATTCCCCTCAGCTACGGCCGCGTTACCGTCCGCGGTAGGTATCCAATAAGGTTCATGTATGTTAGCAACATTCCGATAATCCTCACCATGGCTCTCTACGCCAACATTCAGCTCTGGGCCAGGCTACTTAACAACTATGGCATAACGTGGCTAGGAACCTTTGACCAGAACGGATACCCGGCGAGCGGTTTCGTTACATACCTCTACCCGCCCAGGGATATCTTCCATGTCATCGCCGATCCTTGGAGGGCGTTCGTGTACGCTATAATGACAATATTCTGGTCGCTGATATTTGGTTTCCTGTGGGTTGAACTTACCGGTCTCGATGCCAAGAGCATAGCAAGACAACTCCAGCAGGCGGGACTTCAGATTCCGGGATTCAGGCGCGACCCGAGAATCCTTGAGAGAGTCCTCCAGCGCTATATACCATACGTTACCTTCTGGGGTTCCTTCACACTAGCGTTAGTTGCAGTGCTTGCAGACTTCCTCGGTGCCTTGGGAACGGGAACTGGAATCCTGCTGACAGTTGGTATACTCTACAGGTTCTACGAAGAGATAGCCAGGGAGCAGGCAACGGAGATGTTCCCGGCCCTTAGAAGATTCTTTGCTAAGTGA
- a CDS encoding adenylate kinase has protein sequence MPFVVMITGIPGVGKSTITRLALKRTRAKFRLVNFGDLMFEEAVKAGLVEHRDEMRKLDPKTQKELQLRAAQKIVEIAREEPVLLDTHATIKTPVGYLLGFPREVIEVINPNFIVIIEATPSEILGRRLRDLKRDRDVETEEQIERHQDLNRAAAVSYAMHSNALIKIIENHEDKGLEEAVNELVQVLDLAVSEYD, from the coding sequence ATGCCGTTTGTCGTCATGATTACTGGTATTCCAGGAGTTGGTAAGAGTACCATCACAAGACTCGCTCTCAAGAGAACCCGGGCCAAGTTCAGGCTCGTTAACTTTGGGGACTTGATGTTTGAAGAGGCCGTTAAAGCGGGTCTCGTTGAGCACAGAGATGAAATGAGAAAGCTCGATCCTAAAACTCAAAAGGAACTTCAGCTTAGGGCAGCACAGAAGATAGTGGAAATAGCCAGGGAAGAACCGGTTTTGCTTGACACTCACGCAACGATAAAGACCCCCGTTGGCTATCTGCTTGGTTTTCCTAGGGAGGTTATCGAGGTCATAAACCCAAACTTCATAGTTATAATTGAAGCAACGCCCAGCGAGATTCTGGGCAGACGTCTCAGAGACCTCAAGAGGGACAGGGACGTTGAGACAGAAGAGCAGATTGAGAGACACCAAGACCTAAATAGGGCTGCTGCAGTAAGTTATGCCATGCACTCAAACGCCCTAATAAAAATAATCGAGAATCACGAGGACAAAGGTTTGGAGGAAGCTGTTAACGAACTCGTTCAAGTGCTTGATCTGGCGGTGAGTGAGTATGATTGA
- a CDS encoding 50S ribosomal protein L34e, with translation MKPMYRSRSWRRKYVRTPGGRTVIHFERRKPKIAHCALCGRPLNGVPRGRPSELRKLPKTKKRPERPYPNLCPSCMRKVMKAQVRASLS, from the coding sequence ATGAAGCCGATGTATCGCTCAAGGTCATGGAGAAGGAAGTACGTTAGGACTCCGGGAGGAAGAACCGTAATTCACTTTGAGAGGAGAAAGCCAAAGATCGCCCACTGCGCTCTCTGTGGCAGACCGCTCAACGGAGTTCCTCGGGGAAGGCCGAGCGAGCTCAGGAAGCTCCCCAAGACCAAGAAGAGGCCCGAGAGGCCCTACCCGAACCTCTGCCCGAGCTGTATGAGGAAGGTTATGAAGGCCCAGGTCAGGGCTTC